One Gemmatimonadota bacterium DNA window includes the following coding sequences:
- a CDS encoding pyridoxal-phosphate dependent enzyme encodes MRPHDPSRLATHRLSLDHVERAARTINPLFLHSPQFACEPLGAALGARLSVKVETMNPIRCFKGRGADYLVAQARPGEPLLCASAGNFGQAMAFAARARGHALTVYASVNANTLKIDRMRALGATVILDGEDFDAAKQAARAAAAASGARFVEDGLDLETLAGAGTIALEWLQAADVPDVFCIPLGNGALFSGFARVVKALRPAARMIAVQAAGAPAMIESWKAGRLIEHDRIDTIADGIGVRVPIAQALDDLRDLIDDALLVSEPAIRRAMQLIHEHTGLVAEPSAAVGVAALLEHSSQLHDQHVGTVLCGSNVTAQQLRDWF; translated from the coding sequence ATGCGCCCTCACGACCCGTCCCGCCTTGCCACCCACCGGCTCTCCCTCGACCACGTCGAGCGCGCCGCACGCACCATCAACCCGCTCTTCCTGCACTCGCCGCAGTTTGCATGCGAACCGCTGGGCGCCGCCCTCGGCGCACGCCTCTCGGTGAAAGTCGAAACGATGAATCCGATTCGCTGCTTCAAAGGGCGCGGCGCCGACTATCTCGTGGCCCAAGCGCGCCCCGGCGAACCGCTCTTGTGCGCCAGCGCCGGCAACTTCGGCCAGGCCATGGCCTTTGCCGCACGTGCGCGCGGTCACGCACTCACCGTGTACGCCTCCGTCAACGCGAACACACTCAAAATCGACCGTATGCGCGCCCTCGGCGCCACCGTCATTCTCGACGGAGAAGATTTTGACGCCGCCAAGCAGGCCGCACGCGCGGCCGCAGCGGCCAGTGGCGCGCGGTTTGTTGAAGATGGACTCGACCTCGAGACACTCGCCGGCGCCGGCACGATCGCCCTCGAATGGCTACAGGCCGCCGATGTGCCCGACGTCTTCTGCATTCCGCTCGGCAACGGCGCGCTCTTCAGTGGATTCGCACGCGTCGTAAAGGCGCTGCGCCCTGCCGCACGCATGATCGCGGTGCAAGCCGCTGGCGCACCAGCAATGATCGAGTCGTGGAAAGCGGGGCGACTCATCGAACATGATCGTATTGACACCATCGCCGACGGCATCGGCGTGCGCGTTCCAATAGCCCAGGCGCTGGACGATCTGCGCGATCTGATTGACGATGCCCTCCTCGTGAGCGAGCCGGCCATTCGACGCGCCATGCAACTCATTCATGAGCACACCGGTCTCGTCGCCGAACCGTCGGCCGCCGTTGGCGTGGCAGCACTCTTGGAACACTCGTCCCAACTTCACGATCAACACGTGGGCACGGTGCTCTGCGGCAGCAACGTCACCGCGCAGCAGTTGCGCGACTGGTTCTAA
- a CDS encoding SET domain-containing protein-lysine N-methyltransferase, whose protein sequence is MAARKVKSKKSTGEQLFVVKHSKIAGRGGFATRDIKKGERVIEYLGERVSHAVADARYDDHSKRVHHTFLFAVTRQTVIDAAVNGNDARFLNHSCDANCEALIERSRVFIEAIKDIRKGDEIAYDYAYTRDGTESDEDEYTLYGCRCGTKKCRGTILAPLTKAELKKRAAAAKARHHPKHAVARTGHEA, encoded by the coding sequence ATGGCGGCTCGTAAAGTGAAATCGAAGAAATCCACCGGCGAACAGCTGTTCGTGGTGAAGCACTCGAAGATCGCGGGGCGCGGCGGGTTCGCGACGCGCGACATCAAAAAGGGTGAACGCGTCATCGAGTACCTCGGCGAGCGCGTGTCGCATGCGGTGGCTGACGCCCGCTACGACGATCACTCAAAGCGTGTGCATCACACTTTTCTGTTTGCGGTCACGCGGCAGACGGTGATCGACGCGGCCGTGAACGGCAACGACGCGCGGTTCCTCAATCACTCCTGCGACGCCAACTGCGAAGCGCTCATTGAGCGTTCGCGCGTGTTCATTGAAGCGATCAAGGATATTCGCAAGGGCGACGAAATTGCGTACGATTACGCCTACACGCGCGACGGTACCGAGAGCGACGAAGATGAATACACGCTCTACGGCTGCCGCTGCGGTACCAAGAAGTGCCGCGGGACCATTCTTGCCCCGCTCACGAAGGCAGAGCTCAAGAAGCGCGCGGCTGCTGCGAAGGCGCGGCACCATCCCAAGCACGCCGTGGCGCGCACGGGGCACGAGGCGTAA
- a CDS encoding alanine racemase, translating into MTVVPGSSFAALETPAALVDLDRFERNVSSMAAYAAQHRLALRPHIKTHKSTTVGAAQIASGAVGLTVATPAEAAVMSAVTRDILLAYPAIGPKLGKLMALPQETRLMVSLDSARAVNELHAAARAADRTVRVYVELDVGMHRVGVTAWDDAITLARLVQASAPLEYAGIAFYPGHIRDLVGGQDAKLDALRTALASATQALDSAGVAPGVVSGGSTPTVWRTHEITGVTEFRPGTYVYNDRGTAAIGSCGWEDCAFTVLSTVVSTSVPNQAVIDAGTKALGREPMRGVEGEGYGSLLDRPDVIVSRMNEEHGILDLSHTDWRPQVGDLVRVVPNHVCIVVHLNDVMYGVRGDRVERSWPVDARGRAHPLVGASA; encoded by the coding sequence ATGACCGTCGTGCCTGGCAGTTCGTTCGCGGCGCTTGAAACCCCGGCCGCGCTGGTGGATCTCGATCGTTTTGAACGCAACGTCTCGAGCATGGCCGCGTACGCGGCGCAGCATCGTTTGGCATTGCGCCCGCATATCAAGACGCACAAATCCACCACCGTTGGAGCGGCACAGATTGCCAGCGGCGCGGTTGGGCTGACGGTGGCCACGCCGGCGGAGGCCGCGGTGATGAGCGCGGTCACGCGCGACATTCTGCTCGCGTATCCCGCCATTGGACCAAAGCTCGGCAAGCTCATGGCGCTCCCGCAGGAGACGCGTCTCATGGTGTCGCTCGATTCGGCGCGCGCCGTGAACGAACTGCATGCCGCGGCTCGCGCGGCGGACCGCACCGTGCGCGTCTACGTGGAACTCGATGTTGGAATGCACCGCGTGGGTGTGACCGCGTGGGACGACGCCATCACACTCGCGCGACTCGTGCAGGCGAGTGCGCCGCTCGAGTATGCGGGTATCGCGTTCTACCCCGGGCACATTCGCGATCTGGTCGGTGGACAGGATGCGAAGCTCGATGCGCTCCGCACCGCACTCGCCAGCGCGACGCAGGCGCTCGATAGCGCCGGCGTGGCTCCGGGGGTGGTGAGTGGCGGGTCGACGCCGACCGTGTGGCGCACGCACGAAATCACCGGTGTCACCGAGTTCCGCCCCGGGACCTACGTCTACAACGACCGAGGCACCGCCGCCATTGGAAGTTGCGGCTGGGAGGACTGTGCCTTCACGGTGCTGTCGACGGTGGTGAGCACGAGCGTGCCGAACCAGGCGGTGATTGACGCCGGAACGAAAGCGCTCGGCCGTGAACCGATGCGTGGCGTGGAGGGCGAAGGCTACGGGTCGTTACTCGATCGGCCTGACGTCATCGTGAGCCGCATGAACGAAGAGCACGGGATTCTCGATTTGTCGCACACGGACTGGCGTCCGCAGGTGGGCGATCTCGTGCGAGTCGTGCCCAATCACGTGTGCATTGTGGTGCACCTCAACGATGTGATGTATGGGGTGCGGGGTGATCGGGTGGAGCGGAGCTGGCCGGTGGATGCGCGTGGTCGCGCGCATCCGTTGGTGGGAGCGTCCGCGTGA
- a CDS encoding TonB-dependent receptor, whose product MKRVTLLALVCLVLPARAAAQAPPAAKSDSAARADSVARVVAENAQRLARSVITVTRTPVSASRAPWAVGVVEKSGVVGASATLGIDEALPAIPGVYIANRYNYALDQRLSIRGAGARANFGLRGVKVLLDGVPQSAPDGQSQLTNVDLADVSRVEVLRGSASTLYGNGSGGVIAFTSDLSAPDALGQSARVSGGAFGMRKVQLRTSGRADNVIGAFSLSRTTTDGTRQYSRADTRQLMAAADWARDARTTVQLRVNAAATPDALNPGALTAAEYAANRDSAAAINMARGAQRSLSQTQFSVRLQHAGDNVTWSATTYVMRRLVDNPLATSPSGTIAANVGTVGSLGRWIEGLRLDGTWSLDGAASGRADGSDVANTAAMISGPRITAGLDLQRADDRRRNWRGTAGRRTAPTDTLLLDQREVVASVGPFVLATWTPVRDVTLSAGGRYDQLAFDVHDHFFRDAVGSSNGDNSGSRTMRAASGHAGVVWAWGPSFAPYANYATAFETPTTTELNSRADGAGGFNPDLGPQTTRTIEVGARGGLGGVVTYSVSLFRSNVSDAIIQYLETNGRAYFRNAGATRRDGLEIGAEARVARWLTASVAWTESDYRFVHNRVPNGARTDTLDGKREAGVPRRFVRTGLQAHWDGWTLDADHSTAGALFGDDRNTLPVAAWGRGLVNVRVAWRGAVGGTQFHPFVAVNNLLDTPYVASVTINGSQGRVLEPAPLRNWYLGLDVAWRLVK is encoded by the coding sequence ATGAAACGCGTCACCCTTCTCGCTCTGGTGTGCCTTGTGTTGCCGGCGCGCGCTGCCGCGCAGGCGCCGCCCGCTGCAAAGTCTGATTCTGCGGCGCGCGCTGATTCCGTGGCGCGGGTAGTCGCGGAGAACGCGCAGCGGCTCGCACGGTCGGTGATTACGGTGACGCGCACTCCGGTGTCGGCGAGCCGTGCACCGTGGGCCGTTGGCGTGGTTGAGAAATCCGGCGTGGTGGGTGCGAGCGCCACGCTTGGTATTGATGAGGCATTGCCAGCGATTCCCGGCGTGTATATCGCCAATCGGTATAACTACGCGCTCGATCAACGGCTCAGCATTCGCGGTGCGGGCGCGCGTGCGAACTTTGGACTGCGCGGCGTGAAGGTGCTGCTCGACGGCGTGCCGCAGTCGGCGCCGGACGGGCAGAGTCAGCTCACCAACGTGGATCTCGCCGACGTGTCGCGCGTGGAAGTGCTGCGTGGCTCGGCGTCCACGCTCTACGGCAACGGCTCCGGTGGGGTGATTGCCTTTACGAGCGACCTCTCGGCGCCCGATGCGCTCGGGCAGAGCGCGCGGGTGAGCGGCGGGGCGTTCGGGATGCGCAAGGTGCAACTTCGTACCTCGGGGCGCGCGGATAATGTGATTGGCGCGTTCTCGCTCTCGCGCACGACCACCGATGGCACGCGGCAATACAGTCGCGCCGACACGCGCCAGCTCATGGCGGCTGCGGATTGGGCGCGCGATGCGCGCACGACCGTGCAGCTCCGTGTGAATGCGGCGGCGACGCCGGACGCGTTGAATCCCGGTGCGCTCACGGCGGCGGAATACGCGGCGAACCGTGACTCGGCGGCGGCGATCAACATGGCGCGGGGGGCGCAGCGGAGTTTGTCGCAGACGCAGTTTTCGGTGCGGCTGCAGCACGCTGGCGACAACGTCACCTGGTCGGCGACGACGTATGTGATGCGACGGTTGGTGGATAATCCGTTGGCGACATCACCGTCGGGCACGATCGCCGCGAATGTTGGCACGGTGGGGTCGCTGGGGCGCTGGATTGAAGGGCTCCGACTCGACGGCACATGGTCGCTGGATGGTGCAGCGAGTGGACGCGCGGATGGTTCGGATGTGGCGAATACGGCGGCGATGATCTCGGGGCCGCGGATCACGGCCGGCTTGGACCTGCAACGCGCCGATGATCGTCGTCGCAACTGGCGCGGGACTGCGGGGCGCCGGACGGCGCCGACCGACACGTTGTTGCTCGACCAGCGTGAGGTGGTGGCGTCGGTCGGTCCCTTTGTGTTGGCAACGTGGACACCGGTGCGTGATGTCACGCTGAGTGCCGGCGGTCGCTACGACCAACTCGCCTTTGATGTGCACGATCACTTTTTTCGTGATGCGGTTGGCTCCAGCAACGGCGATAACAGTGGTTCGCGCACCATGCGCGCCGCGAGTGGGCACGCCGGCGTTGTGTGGGCGTGGGGTCCCTCGTTTGCGCCGTATGCCAACTACGCGACGGCGTTCGAGACGCCCACTACCACTGAGCTCAACTCGCGCGCCGACGGTGCGGGCGGATTTAATCCCGATCTTGGGCCGCAGACCACCCGCACGATTGAAGTCGGAGCGCGCGGTGGGCTCGGCGGGGTGGTGACTTACTCCGTGTCGCTGTTCCGCTCGAATGTGAGCGATGCGATTATTCAATATCTCGAAACAAATGGGCGCGCCTATTTTCGGAATGCTGGGGCCACGCGACGCGACGGACTAGAGATTGGCGCGGAGGCGCGCGTGGCGCGTTGGCTCACGGCGTCGGTGGCGTGGACCGAGAGCGATTATCGGTTTGTGCATAATCGAGTGCCGAATGGGGCGCGCACTGACACGCTCGACGGCAAACGAGAGGCGGGGGTGCCCCGTCGCTTTGTGCGGACGGGGCTGCAGGCGCACTGGGACGGCTGGACGCTCGATGCGGACCACAGCACGGCGGGCGCGCTCTTTGGCGATGATCGCAACACGCTGCCGGTGGCGGCTTGGGGGCGCGGATTGGTGAATGTGCGCGTCGCCTGGCGGGGAGCAGTTGGGGGGACCCAGTTCCATCCGTTCGTCGCGGTGAACAACTTACTGGATACTCCGTACGTCGCGTCCGTGACGATCAACGGGTCGCAGGGGCGGGTGCTTGAGCCCGCGCCACTGCGAAACTGGTACCTTGGCCTGGATGTGGCATGGCGGCTCGTAAAGTGA
- a CDS encoding NAD-dependent succinate-semialdehyde dehydrogenase: MTISTVNPNTGALVREFAAHSPADVNRALDTAYAAAASWRREPVARRTAVLTRLAELLDRDREALAALATLEMGKTVQSARDEVAKCAAACRHYATHAPAMIAPETQSLDGASATLHYDPLGVLLAVMPWNFPFWQVVRAAAPALAAGNVVLLKHASNVPQCALALDAIFAEAGAPTGVFQTLLVESARVAALIADARVACVTITGSEAAGRDVAAHAGRALKKIVLELGGSDPCVVLADADLPAAVAAAIRSRMINNGQSCIAAKRFIVVDAVADEFERRMVEGVRALRVGDPMLPTTDVGPLATEQIRHEVADQVARAVAGGAHLACGGHTPEGAGWFYAPTVLIRVPDDSPALTEEIFGPVAPIVRARNVDDAIARANATRFGLGASVWTTSAALAERASNEIDAGMVFINSIVASDPRFPFGGVKASGYGREVGVLGLREFVNIKTVRGSAKG, translated from the coding sequence ATGACTATTTCCACCGTGAACCCCAACACGGGCGCGCTCGTGCGTGAGTTCGCCGCGCACTCGCCGGCCGATGTCAACCGCGCGCTCGACACCGCATACGCCGCAGCCGCCAGTTGGCGCCGCGAGCCCGTGGCGCGCCGCACGGCCGTGCTCACGCGCCTCGCCGAGTTACTCGACCGCGACCGCGAAGCCCTGGCCGCGCTCGCCACACTCGAGATGGGCAAAACGGTGCAGTCCGCTCGCGACGAAGTCGCCAAGTGCGCCGCCGCATGCCGCCACTACGCCACGCATGCGCCGGCGATGATCGCTCCTGAAACGCAGTCGCTCGACGGTGCGAGCGCCACACTCCACTACGACCCACTCGGCGTGCTACTCGCCGTGATGCCGTGGAATTTTCCGTTCTGGCAAGTGGTGCGCGCCGCTGCGCCGGCCCTCGCGGCCGGCAATGTGGTGCTCCTCAAGCACGCGTCGAACGTGCCCCAGTGCGCGCTGGCACTTGACGCGATCTTTGCGGAAGCTGGCGCACCAACGGGCGTGTTTCAAACGCTCCTCGTGGAATCCGCGCGCGTCGCCGCGTTGATCGCTGATGCGCGCGTAGCGTGCGTCACGATCACCGGGAGTGAGGCTGCGGGTCGCGATGTGGCCGCGCACGCCGGCCGTGCGCTCAAGAAAATTGTGCTCGAACTCGGCGGGAGCGATCCGTGCGTGGTCCTGGCCGACGCGGACCTGCCGGCCGCCGTTGCCGCGGCGATTCGCTCGCGCATGATCAACAACGGCCAGAGTTGCATCGCGGCCAAACGGTTCATTGTCGTGGACGCCGTGGCCGATGAGTTCGAACGCCGCATGGTTGAGGGCGTGCGTGCCCTCCGCGTGGGTGACCCCATGCTGCCCACCACCGACGTGGGCCCACTGGCCACGGAACAGATTCGCCATGAGGTGGCCGACCAAGTCGCGCGCGCGGTAGCGGGCGGCGCGCACCTCGCGTGCGGCGGCCACACGCCGGAGGGCGCGGGATGGTTTTATGCGCCGACCGTACTCATCCGCGTCCCCGACGATTCCCCGGCACTCACGGAGGAAATCTTTGGGCCCGTCGCGCCGATCGTGCGGGCGCGCAATGTGGACGACGCCATCGCGCGGGCCAACGCCACGCGCTTCGGGCTCGGCGCCAGCGTGTGGACCACGAGCGCGGCACTCGCCGAACGGGCGTCCAACGAGATAGACGCCGGCATGGTGTTCATCAACTCGATCGTGGCGAGCGATCCGCGCTTTCCGTTCGGTGGTGTAAAGGCGAGCGGCTACGGGCGCGAAGTAGGGGTGCTCGGCCTGCGCGAGTTTGTGAACATCAAGACCGTGCGCGGCTCAGCCAAAGGGTGA
- a CDS encoding GNAT family N-acetyltransferase, with protein MHNSASTATAEPTTFRARPALVTELAPVVRRAQLVDVLQLAALVNGFAADKLLLPRTTEQVALALDNYVVAVDAGGRVLACASLDEYSPSIAEVASVAVDRGFQGFGLGTQVVAAAEQIARQRGFEQVFAMSLAERFFSSMGYAVVALADYPEKLARYESLVAGGVAIVPKRCFAKTIA; from the coding sequence ATGCATAATTCGGCATCAACTGCTACCGCCGAGCCCACGACGTTTCGGGCTCGCCCCGCGCTCGTGACCGAGCTCGCGCCCGTCGTACGGCGCGCGCAGCTCGTGGACGTGCTGCAGCTGGCGGCATTGGTGAATGGCTTTGCCGCCGACAAGCTCCTGCTCCCCCGCACCACCGAGCAGGTGGCCCTCGCGCTCGACAACTATGTAGTCGCCGTCGATGCCGGTGGACGCGTGCTCGCCTGCGCCTCGCTCGACGAATATTCGCCCTCGATCGCCGAGGTGGCGTCGGTGGCGGTCGATCGCGGCTTCCAGGGCTTTGGCCTCGGAACGCAGGTGGTGGCCGCCGCGGAACAGATCGCACGTCAGCGCGGCTTTGAGCAGGTCTTTGCCATGAGTCTCGCGGAACGCTTTTTCAGCTCAATGGGCTACGCGGTGGTGGCACTCGCCGACTACCCCGAAAAGCTCGCGCGCTACGAGAGCCTCGTGGCCGGCGGCGTCGCCATTGTCCCCAAGCGCTGCTTCGCCAAGACGATCGCGTAG
- a CDS encoding DUF5916 domain-containing protein, which yields MLPLLFAALALVSLDPPAGATYSGIARQLQVKLPRVDQLVTVDGRLDEPVWLEAARLTGFSQYAPADGAPAADSTHVLVWYSATAIHFGIRAFQPAAQVHATLADRDHISQDDNISIFLGTFNDGRQAAVFSVNPLGVQADGMLVERGNIGGSSFTSNTVQTREAPDLSPDFVFQSKGRVTEWGYEVEIRIPFKSLKYQSADVQTWGLNITRTAQYRGYEYSWAPALRAAASFLGQSGALTGLTDLRRGLVVDITPEATQRTGGTPASRGDAWSYVGERPKLGGSVRWGVTNNLTLNATVNPDFSQVEADAGQISFDPRAALFFAEKRPFFLDGIEQFTVPSNLIYTRRVVQPVAAAKMTGKVGSTDVALLSAVDATSASSTGRDNPVFNILRIQRDLGAQSRVGVMYTDRMDGANWNRVLDLDGRIVWNKIWTLQLQAAGSATMKGGVQTNAPLWETRLRRSGRSLSFNSLFSGISDQFTTQSGFISRVGQVHAQLAPSYTWFGQKDALVEQFSMDMNIDGTWAYRNFFHSGDARDKKLHFNFHEQLRGGWQLGASVLLEVFGYDPAFYSGRYRIEVPRAGRASDTLAFTGTARLPNRDFVLSVNSPQLKNLTFSALWLWGQDENFPEWAPVEIHYAKASVDLRASEQLRVGFTYQMQDFFRPSDNSRVERILDPRLKVEYQINREVFVRLIGEYVSTFTDALRDDTRTNNPLLMFDTGSQRWVRTTSNTVNSFRGDFLFAYKPNPGTVFYAGYGSQMTEPTAYWFHDLKRTSDAFFLKASYLFRL from the coding sequence ATGCTGCCTCTTCTGTTTGCCGCACTGGCGCTCGTGTCGCTCGACCCTCCTGCGGGAGCCACCTATAGTGGCATCGCGCGGCAGTTGCAGGTGAAGTTGCCGCGGGTAGACCAACTGGTGACCGTGGATGGACGCCTTGATGAGCCGGTGTGGCTCGAGGCGGCCCGACTCACCGGTTTCTCGCAGTATGCGCCCGCCGACGGCGCGCCGGCGGCCGACTCGACGCATGTGCTGGTGTGGTATTCGGCGACCGCCATTCACTTTGGCATTCGCGCCTTTCAGCCGGCGGCGCAGGTGCATGCGACGCTCGCGGATCGTGACCACATCTCGCAGGATGACAACATTTCGATTTTCCTGGGGACGTTCAACGACGGCCGTCAGGCGGCGGTGTTCTCGGTGAACCCCCTCGGCGTGCAAGCGGACGGGATGCTAGTGGAGCGCGGCAACATCGGCGGCAGCAGCTTCACGAGCAACACGGTTCAGACGCGAGAGGCGCCGGACCTCAGTCCGGATTTTGTGTTTCAGTCGAAGGGCCGCGTGACGGAGTGGGGCTACGAAGTCGAAATCCGCATTCCGTTCAAGAGTCTCAAGTATCAGAGCGCCGACGTGCAAACGTGGGGGCTGAATATCACGCGCACGGCGCAGTACCGCGGGTATGAATACAGCTGGGCTCCGGCGTTGCGTGCGGCGGCGAGTTTCCTTGGGCAGAGCGGCGCCCTCACGGGGCTCACCGATTTGCGGCGCGGGCTCGTGGTGGACATCACGCCGGAGGCCACGCAACGCACCGGCGGGACGCCGGCCAGCCGGGGGGACGCCTGGAGCTATGTCGGCGAGCGCCCCAAGCTGGGTGGGAGTGTCCGCTGGGGCGTGACGAACAACCTCACGCTCAACGCCACCGTCAATCCCGACTTTTCGCAGGTCGAAGCGGACGCGGGGCAAATCTCGTTCGATCCGCGCGCGGCTCTTTTCTTTGCCGAGAAGCGTCCCTTCTTTCTCGATGGCATTGAGCAATTCACGGTGCCGAGCAACCTGATTTACACGCGCCGTGTGGTGCAGCCGGTGGCGGCGGCGAAGATGACGGGCAAGGTGGGCAGCACGGATGTGGCGCTCCTGTCTGCGGTGGATGCGACATCAGCGTCGTCGACCGGGCGCGACAATCCCGTGTTTAACATCCTGCGTATTCAGCGTGATCTCGGTGCGCAGTCGCGCGTCGGGGTGATGTACACCGACCGGATGGACGGGGCGAACTGGAATCGCGTGCTCGACCTCGATGGTCGCATCGTCTGGAACAAAATCTGGACGCTCCAGCTGCAGGCCGCGGGCAGCGCCACGATGAAAGGTGGCGTGCAAACCAATGCGCCGCTCTGGGAGACGCGGCTGCGGCGCAGCGGGCGATCCTTGAGCTTCAACTCGCTCTTCAGCGGGATCAGCGATCAGTTCACGACGCAAAGCGGATTCATTTCGCGCGTGGGGCAGGTCCATGCGCAGCTGGCGCCGAGCTACACCTGGTTTGGTCAAAAGGACGCGTTGGTTGAGCAGTTCTCGATGGATATGAACATCGACGGCACGTGGGCCTATCGAAATTTCTTCCATAGCGGCGACGCGCGCGACAAAAAGCTGCACTTCAATTTTCACGAGCAACTGCGTGGCGGATGGCAGTTGGGCGCGTCGGTGCTCCTCGAGGTGTTCGGGTACGATCCGGCGTTCTACAGCGGCCGGTACCGCATTGAGGTGCCGCGCGCGGGGCGGGCCAGTGACACGCTCGCGTTCACGGGGACGGCTCGCCTGCCAAACCGCGACTTCGTGCTCTCTGTGAACTCGCCCCAGCTCAAGAACCTGACCTTCAGCGCGCTCTGGCTGTGGGGGCAGGATGAAAACTTTCCGGAGTGGGCGCCGGTCGAAATTCACTATGCCAAAGCGAGCGTGGATCTGCGCGCCAGTGAACAGCTGCGCGTTGGCTTCACGTATCAAATGCAGGATTTCTTCCGGCCGAGCGATAACAGCCGTGTCGAACGTATTTTGGATCCGCGGTTGAAGGTGGAATATCAGATTAACCGCGAAGTGTTTGTGCGGTTGATTGGCGAGTACGTGAGCACCTTTACGGACGCGCTGCGCGATGACACGCGCACGAACAATCCGCTCCTGATGTTTGACACCGGAAGCCAGCGCTGGGTGCGCACCACGAGCAATACCGTGAACAGTTTCCGCGGCGATTTCCTCTTTGCGTACAAACCGAATCCGGGCACGGTGTTTTACGCCGGCTATGGGTCGCAGATGACCGAGCCCACCGCGTACTGGTTCCACGATCTGAAGCGGACCAGCGACGCGTTCTTCCTCAAGGCCTCTTATCTCTTTCGACTGTAA
- a CDS encoding ion channel encodes MTETINFPTVPGAAPRVEDKNDLGFGSIVATDSQTRLLNKDGTFNVRRRGIGWIESQSFYHVALTLTWPRFLWACVFWYLGLNVLFGAAFWLCGPAALVGSGAAEMGGTLWRAFFFSVETFATIGYGEISPVGVTPHWVMVIESLVALLSQALITGLLFARFSRPTAAIAFSHKLIVAPFRGGRALMFRIANKRSNQLIDLEARVTASWVERGTAGIGRKFQQLTLERQRVLFFPLAWTVVHPITEESPLYGLSDADLRARNFEFLIIISGIDETFSSQVHARSSYKPDEITWGAKFQNIFNPPDAQGHLSIDLNRLDDVDAVELPAR; translated from the coding sequence ATGACAGAAACCATCAACTTCCCCACGGTGCCCGGCGCCGCCCCCCGGGTTGAGGATAAGAACGATCTGGGCTTCGGCTCGATCGTCGCCACCGATAGCCAAACGCGCCTCCTCAATAAGGACGGCACGTTCAACGTTCGACGGCGCGGTATCGGGTGGATTGAATCCCAAAGCTTCTACCACGTTGCCCTGACCCTCACCTGGCCCCGCTTCCTCTGGGCGTGTGTGTTCTGGTACCTCGGGCTCAACGTGCTCTTCGGCGCGGCCTTCTGGCTCTGCGGTCCAGCCGCGCTGGTCGGCAGTGGCGCGGCGGAAATGGGCGGCACGCTCTGGCGCGCCTTCTTCTTCTCCGTCGAAACCTTTGCGACCATCGGGTACGGTGAAATCAGTCCGGTGGGCGTCACGCCGCACTGGGTCATGGTCATCGAGAGTCTGGTGGCGCTCCTCAGCCAAGCGCTCATCACCGGCCTCCTGTTCGCTCGCTTCTCCCGCCCCACTGCCGCGATTGCGTTCAGTCACAAGCTCATCGTTGCGCCATTTCGCGGTGGCCGCGCGCTGATGTTCCGCATCGCCAACAAGCGCAGCAACCAACTCATCGACCTCGAAGCGCGCGTCACCGCGAGCTGGGTCGAGCGCGGCACCGCCGGCATTGGCCGCAAGTTCCAGCAACTCACCCTTGAGCGGCAGCGCGTCCTGTTCTTTCCGCTCGCGTGGACCGTCGTGCATCCGATTACCGAGGAGAGTCCGCTCTACGGCCTCTCGGACGCGGACCTGCGCGCCCGGAACTTCGAATTCCTGATCATCATTTCGGGCATCGACGAAACATTTTCGTCGCAGGTACACGCGCGCTCATCGTACAAGCCCGACGAAATCACCTGGGGCGCGAAGTTCCAGAACATCTTCAATCCGCCCGACGCCCAAGGGCATCTGTCCATCGACCTCAACCGGCTCGACGACGTTGACGCCGTCGAGCTTCCGGCTCGCTGA